The proteins below are encoded in one region of Epinephelus lanceolatus isolate andai-2023 chromosome 7, ASM4190304v1, whole genome shotgun sequence:
- the ablim3 gene encoding actin-binding LIM protein 3 isoform X8 has protein sequence MSSSAAYQQGSAGGERSSGPIRCQRCREICKGEVVRVQDTHFHVKCFTCTVCNCDLARSGFFQKKGEYICTADYQRLYGTRCDRCDSFITGEVVSALGRTYHPKCFVCSVCSKPFPIGDRVTFSGKDCVCQQCSRTLVKPNEPIKIHGPSHCAGCGAEIKQGQSLLALEKQWHVSCFRCRTCNMVLTGEYISKDGVPYCEADYHAQYGVKCETCSRYISGRVLEAGGKHYHPTCARCSRCNLMFKEGEEMYLTGCEVWHPLCKQAARAERRLRHRRLSEASISPPGSSIGSPSRVICKTPPVIHSLGTLSPYSQDYDSLDMKQRQCSSPGYIDSPTYSRQGMSPIMPRSPQHYAYPGSESGRSSPYYGQEGRSSTPTTNQPPKHFHVPATGDPNIYRKPPIYTRTATKSRTSEDILRSSRLSTYSPEPYTQSESDYYPYTSSPRAYRAPRRRFSTGGDEEGWSQSLQRIGSGIGRMILKEEMKARSGSYDNDPWGSARNSRSGSKETLNTTGYGTTAYNNTVNGSPRSQYSVESDFGCRSASLPGYGRNGIQRPQSADCYQYQYDSGGEVNWGSRAEYKVYPYEELIVTTRGRNRLPKDVDRARLERHLSPEEFLQVFGMTVEEFDRLALWKRNELKKQARLF, from the exons TGTGTAACTGTGATCTGGCGCGATCTGGCTTCTTCCAGAAGAAGGGCGAGTACATCTGCACGGCCGACTACCAGCGCTTGTATGGTACACGCTGCGACCGCTGTGACAGCTTCATCACAGGAGAGGTGGTCTCCGCTCTGGGACGCACGTACCACCCAAAGTGCTTtgtctgcagtgtgtgcag taAACCCTTCCCCATCGGAGACAGAGTGACGTTCAGTGGAAAGGACTGCGTGTGCCAGCAGTGCTCTCGCACACTCGTCAAGCCAAATGAACCGATCAAGATCCACGGGCCCAGCC ACTGTGCTGGGTGTGGAGCCGAGATCAAGCAGGGGCAGTCTCTCCTGGCGTTGGAGAAACAGTGGCACGTCAGCTGCTTCAGATGTCGAACCTGCAACATGGTCCTCACCGGAGAATACATCAGCAA GGATGGAGTGCCATACTGTGAGGCAGATTACCACGCCCAGTATGGGGTGAAATGTGAGACCTGCAGCAGATACATCAGCGGAAGGGTTCTGGAG GCGGGAGGGAAACACTACCATCCGACCTGCGCCCGATGCTCCCGCTGTAACTTGATGTtcaaagagggagaggaaatgTACCTGACAG GTTGTGAGGTGTGGCACCCATTATGCAAGCAGGCGGCGAGGGCAGAGAGGAGACTCAGG CACAGACGCCTGTCAGAGGCCTCCATCTCTCCGCCGGGCTCCTCCATAGGCTCTCCCAGTAGGGTTATATGC AAAACCCCACcagtcatccat TCACTTGGGACACTCTCTCCCTATTCTCAG GACTACGACAGCCTGGATATGAAGCAGAGGCAGTGCTCCAGTCCAGGTTACATTGACTCGCCGACATATAGTCGTCAAGGCATGTCACCCATCATGCCTCGCTCTCCGCAGCACTATGCCTACCCGG GCTCTGAAAGTGGCAGAAGTTCACCTTATTACGGCCAAGAGGGGCGGTCAAGCACACCCACCACAAACCAGCCCCCTAAACATTTTCATGTTCCAG cCACAGGGGACCCCAACATCTACAGGAAGCCTCCCATCTATACGAGAACGG CCACCAAAAGCAGGACCAGCGAGGACATCCTCAGATCCTCCAGACTGTCCACCTACTCTCCTGAGCCATACACCCAGTCAGAGTCTGACTACTACCCCTACACCAGCTCCCCAAGGG CCTATCGGGCGCCAAGAAGACGCTTCTCGacaggaggagatgaagagggTTGGAGTCAGAGTCTTCAAAGA ATCGGGAGTGGCATCGGGAGGATGATCCTAAAGGAGGAGATGAAAGCCAGATCTGGTTCCTATGACAACGACCCCTGGGGCAGTGCGAGGAATTCTCGTAGTGGGAGCAAGGAAACACTCAACACTACAGGCTACGGCACCACGGCATACAACAACACTGTCAATGGAT CTCCCAGATCTCAGTACAGCGTCGAAAGTG ATTTTGGCTGTAGGTCCGCCTCGCTTCCAGGATATGGACGCAACGGCATCCAGAGG CCTCAGAGTGCTGATTGCTACCAGTACCAGTATGACAGTGGCGGCGAGGTCAACTGGGGAAGCAGAG CAGAATACAAG GTTTACCCCTATGAGGAGCTCATTGTCACCACCAGAGGTCGCAACAGGCTGCCCAAAGATGTAGACAGAGCCAGACTGGAG CGTCACCTGTCCCCGGAGGAGTTCCTCCAAGTGTTTGGCATGACTGTGGAGGAGTTTGACCGGCTGGCTCTGTGGAAGAGAAATGAGCTCAAGAAACAGGCCCGACTGTTTTAA
- the ablim3 gene encoding actin-binding LIM protein 3 isoform X5, translating to MSSSAAYQQGSAGGERSSGPIRCQRCREICKGEVVRVQDTHFHVKCFTCTVCNCDLARSGFFQKKGEYICTADYQRLYGTRCDRCDSFITGEVVSALGRTYHPKCFVCSVCSKPFPIGDRVTFSGKDCVCQQCSRTLVKPNEPIKIHGPSHCAGCGAEIKQGQSLLALEKQWHVSCFRCRTCNMVLTGEYISKDGVPYCEADYHAQYGVKCETCSRYISGRVLEAGGKHYHPTCARCSRCNLMFKEGEEMYLTGCEVWHPLCKQAARAERRLRHRRLSEASISPPGSSIGSPSRVICARVENQFLDYKDLAALPKVKAIYEVQQPDLISSSYQPYHRYTSDDRLETYSYGEKTPPVIHSLGTLSPYSQDYDSLDMKQRQCSSPGYIDSPTYSRQGMSPIMPRSPQHYAYPGSESGRSSPYYGQEGRSSTPTTNQPPKHFHVPATKSRTSEDILRSSRLSTYSPEPYTQSESDYYPYTSSPRAYRAPRRRFSTGGDEEGWSQSLQRIGSGIGRMILKEEMKARSGSYDNDPWGSARNSRSGSKETLNTTGYGTTAYNNTVNGSPRSQYSVESDFGCRSASLPGYGRNGIQRPQSADCYQYQYDSGGEVNWGSRAEYKVYPYEELIVTTRGRNRLPKDVDRARLERHLSPEEFLQVFGMTVEEFDRLALWKRNELKKQARLF from the exons TGTGTAACTGTGATCTGGCGCGATCTGGCTTCTTCCAGAAGAAGGGCGAGTACATCTGCACGGCCGACTACCAGCGCTTGTATGGTACACGCTGCGACCGCTGTGACAGCTTCATCACAGGAGAGGTGGTCTCCGCTCTGGGACGCACGTACCACCCAAAGTGCTTtgtctgcagtgtgtgcag taAACCCTTCCCCATCGGAGACAGAGTGACGTTCAGTGGAAAGGACTGCGTGTGCCAGCAGTGCTCTCGCACACTCGTCAAGCCAAATGAACCGATCAAGATCCACGGGCCCAGCC ACTGTGCTGGGTGTGGAGCCGAGATCAAGCAGGGGCAGTCTCTCCTGGCGTTGGAGAAACAGTGGCACGTCAGCTGCTTCAGATGTCGAACCTGCAACATGGTCCTCACCGGAGAATACATCAGCAA GGATGGAGTGCCATACTGTGAGGCAGATTACCACGCCCAGTATGGGGTGAAATGTGAGACCTGCAGCAGATACATCAGCGGAAGGGTTCTGGAG GCGGGAGGGAAACACTACCATCCGACCTGCGCCCGATGCTCCCGCTGTAACTTGATGTtcaaagagggagaggaaatgTACCTGACAG GTTGTGAGGTGTGGCACCCATTATGCAAGCAGGCGGCGAGGGCAGAGAGGAGACTCAGG CACAGACGCCTGTCAGAGGCCTCCATCTCTCCGCCGGGCTCCTCCATAGGCTCTCCCAGTAGGGTTATATGC GCCAGAGTGGAGAATCAGTTCCTAGATTATAAGGACCTAGCTGCCCtgccaaaggtcaaggccatATACGAGGTCCAACAGCCAGACCTCATATCCTCCTCATACCAGCCCTACCACAGATACACCTCTGATGACAGGCTAGAAACTTACAGCTATGGGGAG AAAACCCCACcagtcatccat TCACTTGGGACACTCTCTCCCTATTCTCAG GACTACGACAGCCTGGATATGAAGCAGAGGCAGTGCTCCAGTCCAGGTTACATTGACTCGCCGACATATAGTCGTCAAGGCATGTCACCCATCATGCCTCGCTCTCCGCAGCACTATGCCTACCCGG GCTCTGAAAGTGGCAGAAGTTCACCTTATTACGGCCAAGAGGGGCGGTCAAGCACACCCACCACAAACCAGCCCCCTAAACATTTTCATGTTCCAG CCACCAAAAGCAGGACCAGCGAGGACATCCTCAGATCCTCCAGACTGTCCACCTACTCTCCTGAGCCATACACCCAGTCAGAGTCTGACTACTACCCCTACACCAGCTCCCCAAGGG CCTATCGGGCGCCAAGAAGACGCTTCTCGacaggaggagatgaagagggTTGGAGTCAGAGTCTTCAAAGA ATCGGGAGTGGCATCGGGAGGATGATCCTAAAGGAGGAGATGAAAGCCAGATCTGGTTCCTATGACAACGACCCCTGGGGCAGTGCGAGGAATTCTCGTAGTGGGAGCAAGGAAACACTCAACACTACAGGCTACGGCACCACGGCATACAACAACACTGTCAATGGAT CTCCCAGATCTCAGTACAGCGTCGAAAGTG ATTTTGGCTGTAGGTCCGCCTCGCTTCCAGGATATGGACGCAACGGCATCCAGAGG CCTCAGAGTGCTGATTGCTACCAGTACCAGTATGACAGTGGCGGCGAGGTCAACTGGGGAAGCAGAG CAGAATACAAG GTTTACCCCTATGAGGAGCTCATTGTCACCACCAGAGGTCGCAACAGGCTGCCCAAAGATGTAGACAGAGCCAGACTGGAG CGTCACCTGTCCCCGGAGGAGTTCCTCCAAGTGTTTGGCATGACTGTGGAGGAGTTTGACCGGCTGGCTCTGTGGAAGAGAAATGAGCTCAAGAAACAGGCCCGACTGTTTTAA
- the ablim3 gene encoding actin-binding LIM protein 3 isoform X2 has product MSSSAYQQGSAGGERSSGPIRCQRCREICKGEVVRVQDTHFHVKCFTCTVCNCDLARSGFFQKKGEYICTADYQRLYGTRCDRCDSFITGEVVSALGRTYHPKCFVCSVCSKPFPIGDRVTFSGKDCVCQQCSRTLVKPNEPIKIHGPSHCAGCGAEIKQGQSLLALEKQWHVSCFRCRTCNMVLTGEYISKDGVPYCEADYHAQYGVKCETCSRYISGRVLEAGGKHYHPTCARCSRCNLMFKEGEEMYLTGCEVWHPLCKQAARAERRLRHRRLSEASISPPGSSIGSPSRVICARVENQFLDYKDLAALPKVKAIYEVQQPDLISSSYQPYHRYTSDDRLETYSYGEKTPPVIHSLGTLSPYSQDYDSLDMKQRQCSSPGYIDSPTYSRQGMSPIMPRSPQHYAYPGSESGRSSPYYGQEGRSSTPTTNQPPKHFHVPATGDPNIYRKPPIYTRTATKSRTSEDILRSSRLSTYSPEPYTQSESDYYPYTSSPRAYRAPRRRFSTGGDEEGWSQSLQRIGSGIGRMILKEEMKARSGSYDNDPWGSARNSRSGSKETLNTTGYGTTAYNNTVNGSPRSQYSVESDFGCRSASLPGYGRNGIQRPQSADCYQYQYDSGGEVNWGSRAEYKVYPYEELIVTTRGRNRLPKDVDRARLERHLSPEEFLQVFGMTVEEFDRLALWKRNELKKQARLF; this is encoded by the exons TGTGTAACTGTGATCTGGCGCGATCTGGCTTCTTCCAGAAGAAGGGCGAGTACATCTGCACGGCCGACTACCAGCGCTTGTATGGTACACGCTGCGACCGCTGTGACAGCTTCATCACAGGAGAGGTGGTCTCCGCTCTGGGACGCACGTACCACCCAAAGTGCTTtgtctgcagtgtgtgcag taAACCCTTCCCCATCGGAGACAGAGTGACGTTCAGTGGAAAGGACTGCGTGTGCCAGCAGTGCTCTCGCACACTCGTCAAGCCAAATGAACCGATCAAGATCCACGGGCCCAGCC ACTGTGCTGGGTGTGGAGCCGAGATCAAGCAGGGGCAGTCTCTCCTGGCGTTGGAGAAACAGTGGCACGTCAGCTGCTTCAGATGTCGAACCTGCAACATGGTCCTCACCGGAGAATACATCAGCAA GGATGGAGTGCCATACTGTGAGGCAGATTACCACGCCCAGTATGGGGTGAAATGTGAGACCTGCAGCAGATACATCAGCGGAAGGGTTCTGGAG GCGGGAGGGAAACACTACCATCCGACCTGCGCCCGATGCTCCCGCTGTAACTTGATGTtcaaagagggagaggaaatgTACCTGACAG GTTGTGAGGTGTGGCACCCATTATGCAAGCAGGCGGCGAGGGCAGAGAGGAGACTCAGG CACAGACGCCTGTCAGAGGCCTCCATCTCTCCGCCGGGCTCCTCCATAGGCTCTCCCAGTAGGGTTATATGC GCCAGAGTGGAGAATCAGTTCCTAGATTATAAGGACCTAGCTGCCCtgccaaaggtcaaggccatATACGAGGTCCAACAGCCAGACCTCATATCCTCCTCATACCAGCCCTACCACAGATACACCTCTGATGACAGGCTAGAAACTTACAGCTATGGGGAG AAAACCCCACcagtcatccat TCACTTGGGACACTCTCTCCCTATTCTCAG GACTACGACAGCCTGGATATGAAGCAGAGGCAGTGCTCCAGTCCAGGTTACATTGACTCGCCGACATATAGTCGTCAAGGCATGTCACCCATCATGCCTCGCTCTCCGCAGCACTATGCCTACCCGG GCTCTGAAAGTGGCAGAAGTTCACCTTATTACGGCCAAGAGGGGCGGTCAAGCACACCCACCACAAACCAGCCCCCTAAACATTTTCATGTTCCAG cCACAGGGGACCCCAACATCTACAGGAAGCCTCCCATCTATACGAGAACGG CCACCAAAAGCAGGACCAGCGAGGACATCCTCAGATCCTCCAGACTGTCCACCTACTCTCCTGAGCCATACACCCAGTCAGAGTCTGACTACTACCCCTACACCAGCTCCCCAAGGG CCTATCGGGCGCCAAGAAGACGCTTCTCGacaggaggagatgaagagggTTGGAGTCAGAGTCTTCAAAGA ATCGGGAGTGGCATCGGGAGGATGATCCTAAAGGAGGAGATGAAAGCCAGATCTGGTTCCTATGACAACGACCCCTGGGGCAGTGCGAGGAATTCTCGTAGTGGGAGCAAGGAAACACTCAACACTACAGGCTACGGCACCACGGCATACAACAACACTGTCAATGGAT CTCCCAGATCTCAGTACAGCGTCGAAAGTG ATTTTGGCTGTAGGTCCGCCTCGCTTCCAGGATATGGACGCAACGGCATCCAGAGG CCTCAGAGTGCTGATTGCTACCAGTACCAGTATGACAGTGGCGGCGAGGTCAACTGGGGAAGCAGAG CAGAATACAAG GTTTACCCCTATGAGGAGCTCATTGTCACCACCAGAGGTCGCAACAGGCTGCCCAAAGATGTAGACAGAGCCAGACTGGAG CGTCACCTGTCCCCGGAGGAGTTCCTCCAAGTGTTTGGCATGACTGTGGAGGAGTTTGACCGGCTGGCTCTGTGGAAGAGAAATGAGCTCAAGAAACAGGCCCGACTGTTTTAA
- the ablim3 gene encoding actin-binding LIM protein 3 isoform X3: MSSSAAYQQGSAGGERSSGPIRCQRCREICKGEVVRVQDTHFHVKCFTCTVCNCDLARSGFFQKKGEYICTADYQRLYGTRCDRCDSFITGEVVSALGRTYHPKCFVCSVCSKPFPIGDRVTFSGKDCVCQQCSRTLVKPNEPIKIHGPSHCAGCGAEIKQGQSLLALEKQWHVSCFRCRTCNMVLTGEYISKDGVPYCEADYHAQYGVKCETCSRYISGRVLEAGGKHYHPTCARCSRCNLMFKEGEEMYLTGCEVWHPLCKQAARAERRLRHRRLSEASISPPGSSIGSPSRVICARVENQFLDYKDLAALPKVKAIYEVQQPDLISSSYQPYHRYTSDDRLETYSYGESLGTLSPYSQDYDSLDMKQRQCSSPGYIDSPTYSRQGMSPIMPRSPQHYAYPGSESGRSSPYYGQEGRSSTPTTNQPPKHFHVPATGDPNIYRKPPIYTRTATKSRTSEDILRSSRLSTYSPEPYTQSESDYYPYTSSPRAYRAPRRRFSTGGDEEGWSQSLQRIGSGIGRMILKEEMKARSGSYDNDPWGSARNSRSGSKETLNTTGYGTTAYNNTVNGSPRSQYSVESDFGCRSASLPGYGRNGIQRPQSADCYQYQYDSGGEVNWGSRAEYKVYPYEELIVTTRGRNRLPKDVDRARLERHLSPEEFLQVFGMTVEEFDRLALWKRNELKKQARLF, from the exons TGTGTAACTGTGATCTGGCGCGATCTGGCTTCTTCCAGAAGAAGGGCGAGTACATCTGCACGGCCGACTACCAGCGCTTGTATGGTACACGCTGCGACCGCTGTGACAGCTTCATCACAGGAGAGGTGGTCTCCGCTCTGGGACGCACGTACCACCCAAAGTGCTTtgtctgcagtgtgtgcag taAACCCTTCCCCATCGGAGACAGAGTGACGTTCAGTGGAAAGGACTGCGTGTGCCAGCAGTGCTCTCGCACACTCGTCAAGCCAAATGAACCGATCAAGATCCACGGGCCCAGCC ACTGTGCTGGGTGTGGAGCCGAGATCAAGCAGGGGCAGTCTCTCCTGGCGTTGGAGAAACAGTGGCACGTCAGCTGCTTCAGATGTCGAACCTGCAACATGGTCCTCACCGGAGAATACATCAGCAA GGATGGAGTGCCATACTGTGAGGCAGATTACCACGCCCAGTATGGGGTGAAATGTGAGACCTGCAGCAGATACATCAGCGGAAGGGTTCTGGAG GCGGGAGGGAAACACTACCATCCGACCTGCGCCCGATGCTCCCGCTGTAACTTGATGTtcaaagagggagaggaaatgTACCTGACAG GTTGTGAGGTGTGGCACCCATTATGCAAGCAGGCGGCGAGGGCAGAGAGGAGACTCAGG CACAGACGCCTGTCAGAGGCCTCCATCTCTCCGCCGGGCTCCTCCATAGGCTCTCCCAGTAGGGTTATATGC GCCAGAGTGGAGAATCAGTTCCTAGATTATAAGGACCTAGCTGCCCtgccaaaggtcaaggccatATACGAGGTCCAACAGCCAGACCTCATATCCTCCTCATACCAGCCCTACCACAGATACACCTCTGATGACAGGCTAGAAACTTACAGCTATGGGGAG TCACTTGGGACACTCTCTCCCTATTCTCAG GACTACGACAGCCTGGATATGAAGCAGAGGCAGTGCTCCAGTCCAGGTTACATTGACTCGCCGACATATAGTCGTCAAGGCATGTCACCCATCATGCCTCGCTCTCCGCAGCACTATGCCTACCCGG GCTCTGAAAGTGGCAGAAGTTCACCTTATTACGGCCAAGAGGGGCGGTCAAGCACACCCACCACAAACCAGCCCCCTAAACATTTTCATGTTCCAG cCACAGGGGACCCCAACATCTACAGGAAGCCTCCCATCTATACGAGAACGG CCACCAAAAGCAGGACCAGCGAGGACATCCTCAGATCCTCCAGACTGTCCACCTACTCTCCTGAGCCATACACCCAGTCAGAGTCTGACTACTACCCCTACACCAGCTCCCCAAGGG CCTATCGGGCGCCAAGAAGACGCTTCTCGacaggaggagatgaagagggTTGGAGTCAGAGTCTTCAAAGA ATCGGGAGTGGCATCGGGAGGATGATCCTAAAGGAGGAGATGAAAGCCAGATCTGGTTCCTATGACAACGACCCCTGGGGCAGTGCGAGGAATTCTCGTAGTGGGAGCAAGGAAACACTCAACACTACAGGCTACGGCACCACGGCATACAACAACACTGTCAATGGAT CTCCCAGATCTCAGTACAGCGTCGAAAGTG ATTTTGGCTGTAGGTCCGCCTCGCTTCCAGGATATGGACGCAACGGCATCCAGAGG CCTCAGAGTGCTGATTGCTACCAGTACCAGTATGACAGTGGCGGCGAGGTCAACTGGGGAAGCAGAG CAGAATACAAG GTTTACCCCTATGAGGAGCTCATTGTCACCACCAGAGGTCGCAACAGGCTGCCCAAAGATGTAGACAGAGCCAGACTGGAG CGTCACCTGTCCCCGGAGGAGTTCCTCCAAGTGTTTGGCATGACTGTGGAGGAGTTTGACCGGCTGGCTCTGTGGAAGAGAAATGAGCTCAAGAAACAGGCCCGACTGTTTTAA